In Labilithrix sp., a genomic segment contains:
- a CDS encoding ATP-binding cassette domain-containing protein, with protein MIYASGLTKRYGAYKALDDVSFEVNKGEVVGFLGPNGAGKSTTMRILTCFISPTGGMAKVRGHDVFDDTLAVRASLGYLPQRAPLYLEMTVFEYLEFAARIRNIDASKFKARARSVVEICGLAQSLSKEIRQLSHGYRQRVGLAQALIHDPPILILDEPTSDLDPNERTEFLNYLKQIGKDRTVLLSTHNLKEVEAACARAIIVSRGRVVADGPLDEIRAKSGRVRYVVSIQESTGDSPYRGKGALPKQSEVETALNGLSGVKKVSELPTDERAHSYELSGEDGTDLRPELFRLIADKGWVLLELHRDTQTLEDVFRHLTIGDERRNRQLGAAKDERNAREEEEEEEDDEDEDEEDEDSEDEDEK; from the coding sequence ATGATCTATGCGAGCGGCCTGACCAAGCGGTACGGCGCCTACAAGGCGCTCGACGACGTCAGCTTCGAGGTCAACAAGGGTGAGGTCGTTGGATTCCTCGGGCCGAACGGCGCCGGGAAGTCGACGACGATGCGCATCCTCACCTGCTTCATCTCGCCCACCGGCGGGATGGCGAAGGTCCGCGGTCACGACGTCTTCGACGACACCCTCGCGGTGCGGGCGAGCCTCGGGTACCTCCCGCAGCGCGCCCCGCTCTACTTGGAGATGACCGTCTTCGAGTACCTCGAGTTCGCGGCGCGCATCCGCAACATCGACGCGAGCAAGTTCAAGGCGCGCGCGCGCAGCGTCGTCGAGATCTGCGGCCTGGCGCAGTCGCTCTCGAAGGAGATTCGCCAGCTCTCGCACGGCTACCGGCAGCGCGTCGGCCTCGCGCAGGCGCTCATCCACGACCCGCCGATCCTCATCCTCGACGAGCCGACCTCGGACCTCGACCCGAACGAGCGCACCGAGTTCCTCAACTACCTGAAGCAGATCGGCAAGGACCGCACCGTCCTCCTCAGCACCCACAACCTCAAGGAGGTCGAGGCCGCCTGCGCGCGCGCTATCATCGTGTCGCGCGGCCGCGTCGTCGCCGACGGTCCGCTCGACGAGATCCGCGCCAAGAGCGGCCGCGTCCGCTACGTCGTGTCGATCCAGGAGTCGACCGGCGACTCGCCGTACCGCGGCAAGGGCGCGCTCCCGAAGCAGTCCGAGGTCGAGACCGCGCTGAACGGCCTCTCCGGCGTGAAGAAGGTGAGCGAGCTCCCGACCGACGAGCGCGCGCACTCGTACGAGCTCTCCGGCGAGGACGGGACCGATCTCCGCCCGGAGCTCTTCCGCCTCATCGCCGACAAGGGGTGGGTGCTCCTCGAGCTCCACCGCGACACGCAGACCCTCGAAGACGTCTTCCGCCACCTCACGATCGGTGACGAGCGGCGCAACCGCCAGCTCGGCGCGGCCAAGGACGA